The Pogona vitticeps strain Pit_001003342236 chromosome 7, PviZW2.1, whole genome shotgun sequence genome segment gggtaaACCACCCTGGTTTCTATAACAATTAGCAAAAAGCACAGAATCCTTTCTTGGGTCCCTGTTTTGGGATTCCGCGTCCCGGTATTCTAAACCATCTCTGAAAAATCCCAATTTCTGTTCTCCCAGCCCAGCCGCCAGCTTGCTTTCTCAGCTGCGAAATGGGTGCCCCGAGTGCGGACTGCAGCCGATGCATCTGTCCCAAGGACGAGCTCGTCGGCGTGGTGCGGAGTGCGGACGGCGCGCCCCTTGCCAAGGCCCGGATTTCCCTTTCCAACCAGCCCGGTGACCTGCTGGCCCGAAGCGACGCCCACGGCCGGTTCACCGTCCGGGGCATCTGTGCGGACAGCAGCCTGAACATCCGCGCGACGCTCGACCGCTTTGCGCCTGGGCAGGCACGGATGGTCACGAACACCTCCAGCTTGTCCTGGGTAGAGATTGTGCTCCGTCGACTCGGTAAGGGTGAGCGGGAGACCGGAGTCAGACAGGGCAGAGGGATAAACCTGCAGGGATCCATGTCCAAATTTCTAAATGAATTTGATTTCTGCTCGGTGGAGATACGGTCTACCTATGATGGATAGCTTCTGATGGGCTCTGATTTCATGTCAAcccacttcccccacccccaacccggCAGAAAAGGCTTACATGGTGGTCCACCCTGAGTCGAAAGTGAGGACAGCCGGGCAAACCGTTCGGCTCTGCTGTCGTGCCCAAGGCTACCCTGTGCCCAAGAAATATTATTGGTGAGTGAAGGCTGGGGCATTTGAGTCTGGGGTCCAGAGGCGCGAGGGAAAGGGTGCCAACAGATTTCAGGAAGTTGGACCTGAAATATTGCTGAAATGCGGAGAGTGACTGCCTCTTTCAGCAGATTACGGGAAGCAGCCCAGGTGGAAGATATTTCCTGGAATCCAGTGTAAACGTTACATCTTTCTTCGTTCGTAGATAACCAGTGTCCAACCTGTCCGAAACTCAGAATGGAGCTAGATTGCTTAAGGGAAATGTCTATCTCCAGCAATAACCATAACTCATTTCCTGACCAGCCACGAGATTTCCTTCAGAGTGTGGGACTTGCCCATGAACCGCACCTGTCCTTTCCAGTGAGCAACCACAGGAACCAAAGCACCCTAAATAAAAGGGACACGAGCACGGGGGGAAAAATCCATGCTGTGACAAAAAGACCTCTTTCACTATGAGAGGGAGCAGCGCTTCTAAAAACGTGCTGAGCCTGCCATCTAGTTTGACCTAAACTTCCAGGCAGGgagaaatctctcttttttgctgtcaaAATACGATGACGGGTTTCAGTTAATCCCATTCCATTTCCCTTTGCCAGGTATCACAATGGAACACTCCTGAACCGGAAAGTCTACCGGTACAACAGTAGCTTAGTGTTGCGCGATTTGGAGAGAAGTCAAGCGGGATCATACCACTGCAAAGCTGGAAATGACCACAGTTCGATCAAATCCTCCATTGCCTATTTGACAGTTGTAGGTAAGCAGAGGCGGTGTCAACAGaggtccgtgtgtgtgtgtgtgtgtgtgtgtgtgtgtgtgtgtgtgtctgcagacCATTGTGTCCAGGAACCCAGTGTAGCTGATGCAAACTGTTATCTAATCAGAGGCAATATTTTCCATGTTAATTAAAAGGCGGGAGAGATTTGATTGTGGATCTCTAGAAGCATAGAGGTGGATAGGATATAGAGATCCCCTAacccaacccactgctcaatcaATGCAAGCTCTCCGAAGTGCCCCACCAACCTTTGACAAGATCAtcccagctctgctcccagaccTCCTGATACGGAAGATCCCTCACCTTCTAAGACAGTCCACAACGGAAACCGAGTCCTCAACACGAGTGCCTTTCTCCTAATGCAATCGAGGCACACGACTCCAATTTCCAGGGAACAGGGGATCCAGTTCGGGTTTTGAATTCTGTgggagctctccagggtgctgaagcTATGTTGGTGAACCAGGCTGGAGAGTCTGAGCGGAAAACAAGGAGCAGACTTACTGCCCCCATGAAATCGGAGTCACCAGCCATCGCTTTCTTAATGCTTCTCAGAAATCTTCTCTGCCACTGTTTCCACCTCTTGGCTTTACTTAGGGAGCCAGGGAGCTGGTGTCTGCTCCATCATCTATTCACCTTGATTAGTTCATCTCTGATGGCTTTCTCCTCATTGGGAGTGGTGGCTGGGACTCTTTACTTTTCCTCTCAGGGTCCAGGACCCAAGCAGGAATCTTGGgtggaagctaggcctagctaggccttaaAGCCTCcctgtttaggcctttctcccagttgaCCCACAGTCAGATGTCTGAAAGGTGCCTATAAGAGagagaatagagaattatggcaTTTATCATCAGGAACATCCAAAAAGCCCAACATAGGTCCTTGAACGGTATACTTATTGTGCCACATGATCCTAACTAGCCTCTAATGTGTTTCTTGTTCTGGTCTTCTCACGCTGCTCCTTCAGATCCTGGGGTGCCTTCTTGCGCGGCCCAGCCAGAAGAATACCTCATCAAACTCCCCGATGAGTGTTTCCAGGAGGGAACAAACTCCGACTTCTACAACGTCGGCCACTGTCCCAACCATCGTTGTCCTAGCCAGCTCAAAGGTGGGCTCCACTGCCAAGACCCTGTAGAGCGCTGTTGTGGGACCACACGGATGGAAGTGCGGGAGATCCCATGCAATGGCTATACTTTGCCGATCAAAGTGGTCACGGAGTGCGGGTGTGCCTCCTGCACACAACCCAAAATCCTGGTCCGGGGCAAAGTTTTGGCGGCTGACGATGGTGAGCCTCTGCGGTTTGGTGAGATCTACCTGGGGTCGGAGAAGATCGGCTTCACCGGTTACAAAGGGGCTTTCACGATTGAGGTGCCGACCAACACCAAGAGACTTGTGGTCAAGTTTGTGGACCGGCTGAAGAAATTTGTAGATACCGTGAAGGTCTTCCCTTTTGACCCGCGAGGTGGAGCTGTCTACCAGGATGTCAGAATCATGCGGAGGAAGAAGCCCGTTGAGTTGGATACCTTGGAGACCAACGTCATCCCCCTAGGAGAAGTCGCTGGAGAAGGTCCCGTTGGGGAGATTGTCATCCCTCCGAGATCTTTCTTCAGATCCAACGGACAAGCCTACAACGGGACCGTCAAGGCCAGTGTAACTTTTGTAGACCCTCGGGACATGGCCTCCGTGAATGCCGCCTCCAGCGATCTGAATTTCATCAATGCCGAAGGCGATATCCTCCCACTCAGAACATACGGCATGTTTTCCATGGATTTCTGGGAGGAAGAGGCTCACCAAAGCTTGGCCGCTGGGCCTGTGGAGGTGAAGATGGACGCCAACCTCATCAAGATGCCGGGACATCTCCAGAAGATGAAGCTGTGGTCCCTCAATCCGGTCACAGGCCTGTGGGAGGAGGAGGCCTCTCTCAAGGTTGTGAAGGAGAGGCGCCGTAAGCGGGAAGAGAGAGCCTTCCTCGTCGGGAATCTGGAGGTCCGAGAGAGGCGTCTGTTCAACCTCGATGTCCCAGAGAACCGCCGTTGCTTTGTCAAAGTCCGGGCATACATCAACGAAAAGTTCAACCCCAACGAGCAGTTGGAGGGAGTCGTCGTGACCCTCATCAACCTTGAACCCCGACCCGGTTACCCCTCCAACCCTCAGGCCTGGGGTCGTTTCGACAGCGTGGTGACCGGTCCCAACGGGGCATGCTTACCCGCCTTCTGCGACGGGGGGCGAGCCGACGCCTACACGGCCTATGTCACCGCCAACATGGGAGGAGAGGAGTTAGAAGCTGTGCCTTCCAGCCCAAAACTCAACCCTCAAGCTGTCGGGGTGTCCCAGCCTTACCTCCGCAAGCTGGGTTACCAGCGAAGCGATCACGAAGACCCGGCTCTGAAGAAGACCGCTTTCAAGATCAACCTCGCCAAACCCAATCCGAACAACATTGACGAGGCCAATGGGCCCATTTACCCTTACCGGAGCCTGAAAGAGTGCGACGAAGCGCCCGTGACAGCCAGTCACTTCCGGTTCTACCGCGTCGAAGTGGATAAGTACGAGTACAACGTCGTGCCGATCAAGGAGAGTGACCTGACTACGTGGACGGGGGATTATCTGTCCTGGTGGCCGAATCCCCAGGAGTTCCGAGCCTGTTATATCAAGGTGAAGATCGATGGCCCCCACGAATACATGGTGCGTTCACGCAACGTGGGAGGCAGCCATCCGAGGACACAGGGGCAGCTCTACGGCCTACGGGACACGCGAAGCGTCCGAGATCTCCACATCTATAACAGTTCGGCTGCTTGCGTTGAGTTCAAATGCAGTGGGATGTTGTTTGACCAAGCGTTAGTAGACCGGACTTTGGTGTCCATCATTCCGCAAGGGAGTTGCCGCCGCACGGCGACCAACAGCTACTTGGACGAGTATCTAGGCCGCCACCCTCCTGTGGCTGAGAATAACGAGACCTCGGCCTTCACCATGTTGGCCCCAGTTGATCCCCTCGGACACAACTATGGGATCTACACCGTGACGGACCAGAACCCTCGGCTGGCCAAGGAGATCGCCATTGGCCGTTGCTTCGACGGCACCTCGGACGGATTCTCGCGCGAGATGAAATCCCACCGGGGGGTCGCGTTGACTTTTCTCTGTCAGGAGAAACCAGTGGGACGAAAAAGCTTCTTTCAGCGCCTGCTCGAATCCCCCGGCCAGACCCTCACGGAGATCCGGCGCGAGATGGAAGGCAACGAACAGCTCCGTGGCCCTTTACGAGCGGTGGCCTACCCCTCGGGATTACGGACCATGTTTGCCAGACAGAACCGCCGAGCCCTTGGCCGCCAAACAAGAGGCGATGCCTCGTGGGCTGGACAGTGAAACCAAGGTGGGGGGGACTCTCTGGACATTTTTCATGCTTCCGAATCAGCACCTTCCAGTTCACAGGACCCAAAGATACGATTTGCTGGTCCCTGGGCGTATACGTTGTGCCATTTCTTCCTCCTCAGAAACCCTTGCCATTTCAAGTCCTTCCTTTTCCTCACCCTGGGGTGGGCAAAGAGGAGCCCTCAGATTCTGCCCTTCCCCGGATCCTGGCTTCATCTTGCCCAGACGATGAGGCCCATTTTCAGAGCCATGGTTTAAAGCTTGGGTGGAAATATTACTGCTTTGCCACCTATCGGGCCCAGGAGGTGGGGCgaccccgagagagagagagaggaaggaaggaaggaaggaagagaggggcggAAGAGAGAGGGGGTGCAGGGTGGTCTTGGGGCCCAATCCACCAGAGGCTGCAGCACGGACCTATGCTCTTCGCCCTTGAGTGAATGCAACCCTCTAACTTCCTAGGGAGAACCTGTCTGTTTTGTGGTGGCCTATACACTATATTTCAGAGATCTGTTATTTATTGGGAAAATATAACATTGTGTTTTCACCAGAACCGAGGGGTCCTGTGTCTCGTTGCGTTCTCTTCtttccggaggggggggggagaaatgaacAGAAGGATCGGAAAAGGGGGAGATAAAGGTGTAATAATAGAAAAAGTGCCAGAGAGAAACCATAAGGTCCAGCGCTCCGCACTCAAGGAACTGATTTTGAATCtctgggtcccccccccgccGGCCATGCCCTTCTACATGACATCatgattacattttttttaaaatgccccctTCCCCAtcctaaataaaatgcaaaatgacTTTCCTAAAGCAAAATCTTGTCAGATCAAAGAGCATGCCGGGAGTTGGGGTCCCCCCACCCTTTGCCAtcggaactccctgccactggaaagTGGCTCCtaagaacttttttaaaagcaaaaagaaattgtctttttttaaaaaaatctttatttcacTCCATTCAAAACCGCAGAGCCAAACAATACCTTTTGCGTTACAACGCTAGTAAGTGTTTTGTTCATAAGCTCTTATAGTTTCATATAGGCACATGATTTACTCTTTCTCTTTACGTGGGAGTCTCTTCCCTGGCTTATGGCTAAATTTTTAGGTCTAGCTGATGCCGCGTAGAATAGCCAGCAGAGGTTCTCTGGTTAAGGCTCCACGTAAGGAGGAACAAGGGAGAAAGAACTTGAAAAGAGGAGGTTTATGGGGCCGAGAGTCAGAAACCTGGGTA includes the following:
- the CILP2 gene encoding cartilage intermediate layer protein 2 produces the protein MGNMPHLQAPPGGAHLQLGLAIGAFRLPSKLGFQEVAIKNLWGGGSPLDSPEEDAPILHPNRVKQLHKQKKKGKGLTSLDGGTAGEWTSWFNVDHPGGEGDFETMEAIQFYYRERVCARPTTIEVRTTEWELPADVGEVVHFSPQEGFRCFNREQPGGKNCSNYHVRFLCPPDPSFGLNWSDWSPWTSCSRTACGVSGFQTRHRSCLNTPAGSAHGPVPKCPGKSKARRICTAGPCPAWLQYGIFPAWRQAAVFVQETGTDDFPWGDSDRNPVNTSFLGNGECGNKCASLVCSTLGKFFFLPDLPKTAAGGGSVLPAQPPACFLSCEMGAPSADCSRCICPKDELVGVVRSADGAPLAKARISLSNQPGDLLARSDAHGRFTVRGICADSSLNIRATLDRFAPGQARMVTNTSSLSWVEIVLRRLEKAYMVVHPESKVRTAGQTVRLCCRAQGYPVPKKYYWYHNGTLLNRKVYRYNSSLVLRDLERSQAGSYHCKAGNDHSSIKSSIAYLTVVDPGVPSCAAQPEEYLIKLPDECFQEGTNSDFYNVGHCPNHRCPSQLKGGLHCQDPVERCCGTTRMEVREIPCNGYTLPIKVVTECGCASCTQPKILVRGKVLAADDGEPLRFGEIYLGSEKIGFTGYKGAFTIEVPTNTKRLVVKFVDRLKKFVDTVKVFPFDPRGGAVYQDVRIMRRKKPVELDTLETNVIPLGEVAGEGPVGEIVIPPRSFFRSNGQAYNGTVKASVTFVDPRDMASVNAASSDLNFINAEGDILPLRTYGMFSMDFWEEEAHQSLAAGPVEVKMDANLIKMPGHLQKMKLWSLNPVTGLWEEEASLKVVKERRRKREERAFLVGNLEVRERRLFNLDVPENRRCFVKVRAYINEKFNPNEQLEGVVVTLINLEPRPGYPSNPQAWGRFDSVVTGPNGACLPAFCDGGRADAYTAYVTANMGGEELEAVPSSPKLNPQAVGVSQPYLRKLGYQRSDHEDPALKKTAFKINLAKPNPNNIDEANGPIYPYRSLKECDEAPVTASHFRFYRVEVDKYEYNVVPIKESDLTTWTGDYLSWWPNPQEFRACYIKVKIDGPHEYMVRSRNVGGSHPRTQGQLYGLRDTRSVRDLHIYNSSAACVEFKCSGMLFDQALVDRTLVSIIPQGSCRRTATNSYLDEYLGRHPPVAENNETSAFTMLAPVDPLGHNYGIYTVTDQNPRLAKEIAIGRCFDGTSDGFSREMKSHRGVALTFLCQEKPVGRKSFFQRLLESPGQTLTEIRREMEGNEQLRGPLRAVAYPSGLRTMFARQNRRALGRQTRGDASWAGQ